From a region of the Candidatus Brocadia sp. genome:
- a CDS encoding inositol monophosphatase, whose protein sequence is MQTTPHDLQNYCNIAREAALKAGVILKEHFGKVSASMINEKAKNDYVTDVDKKSEDIIKSYIKSHFKNHDILAEESLAERNSSEFLWIIDPLDGTMNYIHGLPGFAVSIALEIEGNLAMGLIYEPLRENIYSAIREQGSFKNNNRIHVSRAETMASALIATGFPFRIKDIIDSYLRVLKDCFLRARGIRRGGSACLDLAYTAEGIFGGFFECALSPWDVAAGALLVTEAGGVVTDFKGGSRYLKTGNIVAGTKGIQHEILKIIQATFTN, encoded by the coding sequence ATGCAAACAACTCCACACGATTTACAGAACTATTGTAATATTGCGCGCGAGGCCGCCCTGAAGGCAGGGGTTATTTTAAAAGAGCACTTCGGAAAGGTAAGCGCTTCCATGATCAATGAAAAGGCCAAAAACGATTACGTCACTGATGTAGACAAAAAATCTGAAGACATCATTAAAAGTTACATCAAGTCTCATTTCAAGAACCATGACATCCTGGCGGAAGAATCCCTGGCAGAAAGAAATTCGTCTGAATTTTTGTGGATCATAGACCCCCTGGATGGCACTATGAACTATATTCACGGTCTGCCGGGTTTTGCCGTTTCCATCGCCTTAGAGATCGAGGGGAATCTCGCAATGGGTCTTATCTACGAACCGCTGAGAGAAAATATCTATTCTGCAATACGGGAACAAGGCTCTTTTAAAAACAACAACCGTATCCATGTCTCCCGCGCGGAAACCATGGCTTCTGCCCTGATCGCAACGGGCTTTCCCTTTCGGATAAAAGACATTATCGATTCCTACCTCAGGGTATTAAAAGATTGTTTTCTGCGCGCCCGTGGCATCAGGAGGGGAGGTTCCGCCTGCCTTGACCTGGCTTATACCGCAGAGGGGATCTTTGGCGGTTTTTTCGAATGCGCCCTCTCGCCATGGGACGTAGCTGCGGGTGCGCTTCTGGTGACAGAAGCGGGCGGTGTGGTCACAGACTTCAAGGGTGGTAGCCGTTATTTAAAAACCGGCAATATCGTCGCTGGTACGAAGGGAATTCAGCATGAGATACTCAAGATCATCCAGGCAACCTTTACAAATTGA
- a CDS encoding pyridoxamine 5'-phosphate oxidase family protein, with the protein MIPEKLLEIMKKDGVVAIATVGKDGPHMVNTWNSYIRISSDGRLFIPAGYMHKTEANIAYNPNVLITLGSSKVKGLHGAGAGFLIKGKATFITSGPDFDFMKEKFSWLRATLAITIDSATQTW; encoded by the coding sequence ATGATCCCGGAAAAACTGCTGGAAATTATGAAAAAGGATGGTGTCGTTGCCATTGCGACCGTGGGAAAGGATGGACCGCATATGGTCAACACCTGGAATAGCTACATCAGAATATCATCAGACGGACGATTGTTTATTCCGGCAGGTTACATGCATAAAACAGAGGCTAACATTGCCTACAACCCCAATGTGCTGATTACGCTGGGAAGCAGCAAGGTTAAGGGCTTGCATGGCGCAGGTGCCGGTTTCTTAATCAAGGGAAAGGCGACGTTCATAACATCCGGACCAGATTTTGATTTCATGAAGGAGAAATTCAGCTGGCTGCGTGCCACATTGGCCATTACCATCGATTCCGCGACTCAAACCTGGTAA
- a CDS encoding ABC transporter permease has protein sequence MNKHINLLLLATENLLRHGTKSVVVCLCIIAILTPFITAIAISEGVREQSLISVNAGADLYLTFDEFGRNSAIPLKHLDEIKKVYGVTRAIPRIIGRGYLQNKLAIIIGINKEDIPESVSFISGRVFENAGEVVIGHELARHFRLNPGDQFSMRCQQRKVFTVVGIFSADSGIWGASLIGMSFNDAGALFGKQDVATDIQLHTLPGHNSAIATDLYDIFQHEAYRLQDKQIIELYVKKGFMLKEGIFSALYVVAFALGVPAILVASGFGLSERKKEIGIMKATGWQTLEVLELISFEQFLISLLGASIAIVLSLFWIKIFHGVFIAPFFIAEMPMLPAFTLPARFLPLPCLLSFFVAFLLTMVGSVYSTWRASTVSPVVSMKS, from the coding sequence ATGAATAAACACATCAATTTGCTTCTTTTAGCCACGGAAAATTTGTTGCGGCACGGGACAAAGTCTGTTGTGGTCTGTCTCTGTATTATTGCCATCCTGACACCTTTTATAACCGCCATTGCCATTTCTGAGGGTGTACGGGAGCAATCGCTCATCTCCGTCAATGCCGGCGCCGACCTCTATCTGACCTTTGACGAGTTTGGCAGGAACTCGGCTATTCCCTTGAAGCACCTGGATGAGATTAAAAAAGTCTACGGAGTTACCCGGGCGATCCCGCGCATTATCGGACGGGGGTATTTGCAAAATAAGCTGGCGATTATCATTGGCATCAACAAAGAAGATATTCCCGAGTCTGTATCCTTCATTTCAGGCAGGGTCTTTGAAAATGCAGGCGAGGTGGTTATCGGTCATGAATTGGCAAGACACTTCCGCCTGAATCCGGGCGATCAGTTCAGCATGCGTTGTCAGCAGCGCAAGGTCTTTACCGTCGTGGGTATCTTTTCCGCTGATTCCGGCATCTGGGGGGCGTCATTGATAGGTATGTCTTTTAACGACGCAGGGGCATTGTTCGGGAAACAGGATGTTGCGACGGATATACAACTCCATACTCTGCCGGGGCATAATTCGGCGATTGCGACGGATTTGTATGATATCTTTCAGCATGAAGCATACCGGCTGCAAGACAAACAGATAATTGAGTTATATGTCAAAAAAGGATTTATGCTCAAGGAAGGCATCTTTAGCGCCCTGTATGTCGTTGCCTTTGCCCTGGGTGTGCCTGCCATCCTGGTTGCCTCTGGTTTTGGATTGTCCGAGCGCAAAAAGGAGATCGGCATCATGAAGGCGACCGGCTGGCAGACCCTGGAGGTATTGGAACTCATCTCCTTTGAGCAATTCCTTATCAGCTTACTGGGGGCCAGTATTGCCATTGTTCTGTCTCTTTTCTGGATTAAAATCTTTCATGGGGTGTTCATTGCGCCGTTTTTTATTGCTGAGATGCCGATGCTGCCCGCATTTACCCTGCCGGCAAGGTTTCTTCCCCTGCCGTGCCTGCTCAGTTTCTTCGTTGCCTTTCTCCTGACCATGGTTGGAAGCGTCTATTCTACGTGGAGGGCATCAACGGTGTCGCCGGTTGTGTCGATGAAATCATGA
- a CDS encoding type II toxin-antitoxin system HicA family toxin yields the protein MTKFPVDAPKRKVIKALEILGFQMVREREHISMMRENVDGSKTPLTMPNHPKIKASTLRTICAQARITRDEFLEAYEKA from the coding sequence ATGACAAAATTCCCTGTTGATGCGCCTAAACGAAAAGTAATCAAAGCACTGGAGATTTTGGGTTTCCAAATGGTACGAGAAAGAGAACACATTTCTATGATGCGTGAGAACGTTGATGGAAGCAAAACTCCTTTGACTATGCCCAATCACCCAAAGATAAAAGCTTCTACTCTAAGAACGATTTGTGCTCAAGCTCGTATAACCAGGGATGAATTCTTGGAAGCTTATGAGAAAGCATAG
- a CDS encoding type II toxin-antitoxin system HicB family antitoxin, with the protein MKQFKIIVEKHPDGYVAYPLGLKGVVVGQGDTYEDALSDVKSAIRFHMESFGEAVLDIEPPILEAFIAEAGIEV; encoded by the coding sequence ATGAAACAGTTTAAGATTATCGTAGAAAAACATCCGGATGGTTACGTAGCTTACCCCTTGGGGCTTAAAGGTGTTGTTGTTGGACAGGGAGATACATATGAGGATGCCCTTTCGGATGTGAAATCAGCAATCCGTTTTCACATGGAAAGCTTTGGAGAAGCTGTGCTGGATATTGAGCCACCAATACTTGAGGCATTTATCGCTGAAGCGGGAATTGAAGTCTGA
- a CDS encoding type II toxin-antitoxin system Phd/YefM family antitoxin — protein MTLHPQIIEKDGKKEFVVLSYEEFLQIEEALEDFEDLKELRKEKEESKDQPTTPLDKVAKELNL, from the coding sequence ATGACCCTTCATCCACAAATTATTGAAAAAGACGGTAAAAAAGAATTTGTTGTTTTGTCCTATGAGGAGTTTTTGCAAATCGAAGAAGCATTAGAAGATTTTGAAGATCTAAAAGAGCTGAGAAAAGAAAAAGAAGAATCAAAGGACCAGCCGACTACTCCTCTTGATAAGGTTGCTAAAGAGCTTAATCTATAA
- a CDS encoding phosphoribosylaminoimidazolesuccinocarboxamide synthase, producing MKHKITPLLTTNIPDLTLCNRGKVRDIYEINNTLLIVATDRISAFDVILPSGIPYKGQVLTGLSEFWFNYTSRIIENHLITTHIEQMGNPVISRHKDILAGRAMLVKKVKVIPVECVVRGYLAGSGWKEYQKTHSICGIKLPAGLKESDPLPEPIFTPSTKATIGHDENITFSKVTDMIGKNLAEELKEKSMKLYLLARDYALDRGIIICDTKFEWGITEKNTTILIDEALTPDSSRFWPQDGYVPGKPQHSYDKQFIRDYLESVHWDKKPPAPTLPPEIIQKTSEKYLNAYKALTGQNLL from the coding sequence ATGAAGCATAAAATTACCCCACTCCTTACGACAAACATTCCAGACCTCACTTTATGCAACCGCGGTAAAGTCCGGGATATCTATGAAATCAATAATACCTTACTCATTGTGGCAACAGACCGCATCTCGGCCTTTGATGTTATCCTGCCCAGCGGCATTCCTTACAAAGGACAGGTACTTACCGGACTCTCTGAATTCTGGTTCAACTATACCTCTCGTATCATAGAAAACCACTTGATTACCACTCACATAGAACAAATGGGCAACCCGGTAATATCGCGGCACAAAGACATCCTGGCAGGCAGGGCTATGCTGGTAAAGAAAGTGAAGGTCATTCCCGTAGAGTGTGTCGTTCGCGGTTATCTGGCAGGCTCCGGATGGAAGGAGTACCAAAAAACCCATTCCATTTGTGGCATAAAACTGCCGGCGGGGCTCAAAGAATCGGATCCGCTTCCTGAGCCTATCTTTACTCCATCCACGAAGGCGACCATTGGACACGATGAAAATATCACTTTTTCAAAAGTTACCGACATGATTGGTAAAAATCTCGCCGAAGAATTGAAAGAAAAAAGCATGAAACTGTATCTCCTCGCCCGCGACTATGCGCTTGACCGGGGCATTATTATCTGCGACACCAAGTTTGAATGGGGTATTACAGAGAAGAATACAACGATACTCATCGACGAGGCGCTTACGCCAGATTCCTCACGCTTTTGGCCACAAGACGGCTATGTGCCGGGAAAACCCCAGCACTCTTATGACAAACAGTTTATCCGTGACTACCTTGAGAGCGTCCATTGGGACAAGAAACCACCGGCACCAACGCTCCCACCCGAAATTATCCAAAAGACTTCAGAAAAATACCTCAATGCCTACAAAGCCCTGACGGGACAAAATCTGTTGTAG
- a CDS encoding DUF2442 domain-containing protein: MNPRVKAVKARDDYKLEITFSNGEVGMYDCSPLLNFGVFTELKDKIYFQQARAAHGTVVWPHEQDICPDTSYLDSVKIKKSPNKSLQRTGTKSRASH, from the coding sequence ATGAATCCAAGAGTAAAAGCAGTAAAGGCAAGAGATGACTATAAACTCGAGATAACCTTCTCAAATGGTGAGGTTGGCATGTACGATTGCAGTCCTTTGCTTAATTTCGGTGTATTCACCGAGTTGAAAGACAAAATTTATTTTCAACAGGCGAGGGCGGCACATGGAACTGTCGTATGGCCGCATGAGCAGGATATATGTCCCGACACGTCATATTTAGATTCTGTAAAAATAAAAAAGTCTCCTAACAAATCACTCCAGCGAACTGGCACAAAAAGCCGTGCCAGCCACTGA
- a CDS encoding type II toxin-antitoxin system RelE/ParE family toxin: protein MKYKVIIRPEAENDLKEAFSWYEDKRLELGYDFLLQVDAGLKFIERNPEVHSFRWNIKEQENTSSKGFHTKLFILLKKKRQ, encoded by the coding sequence GTGAAATACAAAGTTATAATCAGACCTGAAGCCGAAAATGACTTGAAGGAAGCGTTTTCCTGGTACGAAGACAAAAGGCTGGAGTTGGGATATGACTTCCTGCTGCAGGTCGATGCGGGCCTTAAGTTCATAGAGAGAAATCCAGAAGTCCATTCGTTTCGTTGGAATATAAAGGAACAAGAAAACACCTCATCAAAAGGTTTCCATACAAAATTATTTATCTTGTTGAAAAAGAAAAGACAATAG
- a CDS encoding addiction module protein: protein MKEITTTDILALSIPERIQLVEDIWDTIANEPEAIELTEEEKKIIDERLEAYHRNSDLGSPWEDVYRRIVTKQ from the coding sequence ATGAAGGAGATAACAACAACAGACATCCTTGCATTGTCAATACCTGAAAGAATTCAGCTCGTAGAGGACATTTGGGATACTATTGCCAACGAACCGGAGGCGATAGAATTAACAGAGGAGGAAAAAAAGATAATTGATGAACGATTGGAGGCTTACCATAGAAATTCTGATTTAGGTTCTCCATGGGAAGATGTTTACAGAAGGATAGTGACTAAGCAGTGA
- a CDS encoding DnaJ domain-containing protein, which translates to MINYYDILEVHYEVSTDELKRSFRTLIKKYHPDIHGQNKLWAESKTKTIIQAYKTLSNSTSREHYDKRYKHLLYTYSKHKPREKTETTAATGAVQEHVRTIFTDLLNGHIHHAIKNHERLLKDYAGVDFFSSLNKRDSIDCLFLLAEAYEKLDKFDMAISLYEFILEKGKGNTHRSHLLHEVKERIRNIYCRHLARRAAPEKALGYYEKVLRLKLYKNENAFIHKKIAECYLTLKAYENALRHLNIALSLKPNLQGAHKLKTKLKQHIPDFAL; encoded by the coding sequence ATGATAAATTACTACGATATTCTTGAAGTGCATTATGAGGTAAGTACCGACGAACTAAAACGTTCGTTCAGAACCCTTATTAAAAAATATCATCCGGATATCCACGGTCAAAACAAGCTTTGGGCTGAATCCAAAACAAAGACTATTATCCAGGCATATAAAACCCTTTCCAACTCCACATCACGTGAACACTACGACAAGCGCTACAAGCATCTCTTATATACCTACAGCAAGCACAAACCACGGGAAAAAACCGAAACAACCGCAGCAACGGGTGCTGTTCAGGAACACGTCCGCACCATTTTCACAGACCTTTTAAACGGTCATATACACCACGCCATTAAAAATCATGAACGTCTCTTAAAAGATTACGCCGGTGTTGATTTTTTTTCATCATTAAACAAACGCGACTCTATTGACTGCCTCTTTCTCCTCGCCGAGGCGTATGAAAAACTCGATAAATTCGATATGGCCATCAGCCTTTACGAATTTATCCTTGAAAAGGGCAAAGGCAATACCCACCGCAGTCACTTGCTCCACGAGGTGAAAGAACGCATAAGAAACATCTATTGCCGGCATCTGGCACGCCGCGCTGCTCCCGAAAAAGCCCTGGGTTATTATGAAAAGGTGCTCAGACTCAAACTATATAAAAATGAAAATGCCTTTATTCATAAAAAGATAGCCGAGTGTTACCTCACATTAAAGGCATATGAAAATGCCCTACGGCACCTCAATATTGCCTTGTCATTAAAACCGAACCTCCAGGGCGCTCACAAACTCAAGACAAAACTCAAGCAACATATCCCAGATTTTGCCTTATAA
- the ltrA gene encoding group II intron reverse transcriptase/maturase: MLTTPEKIRILQRKLYRKAKQEPTYRFYALYDKVFRADILSHAYTLVRANKGSAGIDGVTFEAIEEREGVSAFLAELQEALRSKTYQASPVKRVMIPKTDGTERPLGIPTIRDRVAQMAVKLVIEPIFEADFCECSYGFRPKKSAHDAVDDVAYTLNKGYTEIIDADLSKYFDTIPHAKLMAVVAERISDGEILHLIKTWLKAPVIEKGRDGKQRNIGGGKGNRKGTPQGGVISPLLANLYLHLLDRIWERHRLEKKLGARLVRFADDFVVLCRQGTEQPMAITKRVLDKLGLTLNEAKSRVVDAMKEGFTFLGFELQKRKNWRTGKSYPHVQPSKKSLKKIKDHITALTSRNRSPLPFEAIVKEVNTALIGWTGYFHYRNCSRVLKQVREHAQFRLRIHLYRRHKIRDRKTGLKRYTNSMLYERYGLYKVPTTAVWR; the protein is encoded by the coding sequence ATGCTAACAACCCCGGAAAAGATCAGGATACTACAGAGGAAGCTATACCGAAAGGCCAAGCAAGAACCAACCTACCGCTTCTACGCCCTCTATGACAAGGTATTCCGGGCAGACATCCTCAGTCATGCTTACACCCTTGTCCGTGCCAACAAAGGGAGCGCCGGGATAGACGGCGTAACCTTCGAGGCCATCGAGGAAAGAGAAGGGGTATCCGCCTTTCTGGCGGAACTGCAAGAAGCACTCAGGAGCAAGACCTATCAAGCAAGCCCTGTAAAACGAGTAATGATACCCAAGACGGACGGAACGGAACGCCCGTTAGGCATTCCCACCATCCGTGACAGGGTAGCGCAGATGGCCGTAAAACTGGTCATAGAACCCATTTTTGAAGCCGATTTCTGCGAATGTTCATACGGGTTCAGGCCGAAGAAATCTGCCCACGATGCCGTAGATGACGTAGCATATACCCTCAACAAGGGATATACCGAAATCATAGACGCCGACCTGTCCAAATACTTTGACACCATCCCCCATGCCAAGCTTATGGCTGTGGTAGCAGAGCGCATCAGTGACGGTGAGATACTGCACCTGATAAAGACGTGGCTCAAGGCTCCGGTCATAGAAAAAGGCAGAGACGGAAAACAAAGGAACATCGGCGGAGGTAAAGGGAACCGGAAAGGCACACCTCAAGGAGGAGTAATCTCACCGTTACTAGCCAATCTCTACCTGCACCTCCTGGACAGGATATGGGAGAGACATCGACTGGAGAAGAAACTCGGAGCCAGATTAGTACGCTTTGCCGATGACTTTGTCGTACTGTGCAGGCAAGGAACTGAACAGCCAATGGCGATAACAAAGCGGGTGCTGGACAAACTGGGACTGACGTTAAACGAGGCAAAGAGCCGTGTAGTAGACGCCATGAAAGAGGGATTTACCTTTCTTGGGTTTGAACTTCAAAAGAGGAAGAATTGGCGCACGGGGAAGAGTTATCCCCATGTTCAGCCGTCGAAGAAATCTCTCAAGAAGATAAAAGACCACATTACGGCACTTACCAGCAGGAACAGGTCCCCTCTACCGTTTGAAGCGATAGTCAAAGAGGTGAATACGGCACTGATAGGATGGACAGGATACTTCCATTATCGCAATTGCAGCAGAGTCCTCAAGCAAGTAAGAGAACACGCTCAATTCCGGCTTCGGATACACCTGTACAGACGTCATAAAATCAGAGACAGGAAGACAGGGCTTAAGCGATACACAAACAGCATGTTATATGAGAGATATGGTCTTTACAAAGTGCCGACCACAGCGGTATGGAGATAG
- a CDS encoding transposase translates to MKRTDNKALHLIAVPPSEKALSQTIGEAHRRYTRRINFREGWRGHLWQGRFASFPMDKTHLYVAARYVELNPVMANLVKKPQDYRWSSASAHIAGRDDRLVHVAPLLEMFGELGDFLSRGLSDEEVEKFRCHERTGRPLGTNRFIARLENVLGRMLNKQKPGPKALQKKNKNL, encoded by the coding sequence ATGAAAAGGACAGATAACAAAGCTCTTCACCTGATTGCAGTTCCGCCGTCTGAAAAGGCGCTTAGTCAGACAATTGGCGAAGCGCATCGGCGTTACACGCGTCGCATAAACTTCCGGGAAGGCTGGAGAGGACACCTATGGCAAGGACGTTTTGCCTCTTTTCCCATGGACAAAACCCATCTGTACGTAGCCGCACGCTATGTTGAACTGAATCCCGTAATGGCAAATTTGGTTAAGAAACCACAGGATTACCGATGGAGCAGTGCATCTGCACACATTGCTGGGCGAGATGATCGACTTGTGCATGTAGCTCCGTTGCTTGAAATGTTTGGCGAGTTGGGTGATTTTCTTTCCAGAGGCCTATCAGACGAAGAAGTCGAAAAGTTTCGATGTCACGAGCGAACCGGAAGACCTCTGGGCACTAACCGTTTTATAGCCAGGCTTGAAAATGTTCTTGGAAGAATGCTCAATAAGCAGAAACCCGGCCCAAAGGCGCTTCAAAAGAAAAATAAGAATCTCTAA
- a CDS encoding ABC transporter permease: MYKLFISLRYLRSRKISFFAIAGVAVGVMTLIVVLSVMNGFDQELRSRIRGTLAHIIILKGGMYGLEDHQHVMEKVKSFDHVVACAPYIEGPALIKLRNRREFVYFKGIDPHAESDVSDFRSYIAPFGNQPEDLLQVHGEKKTASVFGGSELFRLGPGEPEKDTGSFIQNGEQIVLVTLKEWDKISVKAFAVVGKFRSGMYDFDKNYVYIPLAVAQELTGSREKNAVSGISVKLDDYRFANEVRDQLQAALGLEYYVQTWEDARKTFLTAVMMERRVMALILFFILVVAGFNILAILTMIVLEKSKDIGILKALGTTTQGVMSIFLLHGLLIGSMGACLGVAAGLSIALRINWLENVLYNTTGWRPFPPEVYYFNQIPTVVSPTSILITAVIAVVSSVVFSIYPALRAARLDPVVTLRYE; the protein is encoded by the coding sequence ATGTACAAACTCTTCATTAGCCTGCGATATCTCCGCAGCAGGAAGATCTCGTTTTTCGCCATCGCCGGAGTGGCCGTGGGGGTAATGACCCTAATCGTCGTGCTCTCCGTCATGAACGGCTTTGACCAGGAACTCCGGAGCAGGATAAGGGGCACGCTGGCACATATTATTATCTTGAAGGGCGGGATGTACGGGCTTGAAGATCACCAACACGTCATGGAAAAGGTTAAAAGCTTTGACCACGTTGTTGCGTGTGCTCCCTATATAGAAGGGCCAGCGCTTATCAAATTGAGAAACCGAAGGGAGTTTGTCTACTTTAAAGGGATAGACCCTCACGCAGAATCAGACGTGAGCGATTTTCGGTCTTATATCGCCCCCTTTGGAAACCAACCGGAGGACTTATTGCAAGTCCATGGCGAAAAAAAAACTGCCAGCGTCTTTGGCGGTTCAGAATTATTCAGGCTTGGACCGGGTGAACCGGAAAAAGATACGGGAAGCTTTATTCAAAACGGCGAACAGATCGTGCTCGTCACCTTAAAAGAATGGGATAAGATCAGCGTAAAGGCGTTTGCAGTCGTCGGGAAATTCAGATCTGGCATGTATGATTTCGATAAGAATTACGTGTACATCCCCCTTGCGGTAGCGCAGGAATTAACCGGCTCAAGGGAAAAAAATGCCGTCTCCGGCATAAGCGTTAAATTAGATGATTATCGCTTTGCAAACGAGGTGCGGGACCAACTGCAGGCCGCATTGGGTCTTGAATATTATGTTCAAACCTGGGAAGACGCGAGAAAGACCTTTTTAACTGCTGTAATGATGGAAAGGCGTGTAATGGCGCTCATCCTGTTCTTCATCCTGGTGGTTGCCGGATTCAACATCCTTGCAATCCTCACTATGATTGTCCTCGAAAAATCCAAAGACATCGGCATCCTCAAGGCGCTCGGCACAACCACCCAGGGAGTCATGTCCATCTTCCTCTTGCACGGCCTGCTTATTGGCAGCATGGGTGCATGCCTCGGAGTCGCTGCAGGCCTGTCGATTGCGCTACGGATTAACTGGCTGGAAAACGTATTATATAATACTACCGGCTGGAGGCCATTTCCGCCGGAGGTCTACTATTTTAACCAGATACCCACCGTAGTAAGTCCGACGAGCATTCTTATCACCGCAGTCATTGCCGTCGTAAGCAGCGTGGTATTTAGCATCTACCCGGCGTTGCGGGCTGCGCGGTTAGACCCCGTCGTAACATTGCGCTATGAATGA